The Diceros bicornis minor isolate mBicDic1 chromosome 28, mDicBic1.mat.cur, whole genome shotgun sequence genomic sequence tttttatgttcttttgatGAATTTACCCCTTTATCACCATGAAATGACAGTGTTTTCCCTGGCAATATTCTTTGCTCTTAAATCTACTTTGTTTCATATGAATGTAGCCGCTCcagatttcttttgattagtgtttgaatgagaaatatttttgtgtcatttaacttttaacttatttatgtctttatgttTAAAGGGGGGCTTATTATGCATGGTATATATTTGCATCTTGCTTTCTGATCCAATCAAagcatctctgccttttaatttggGGTTTTAAATAGCTGACATTTAACGTGATTATTGATATGCTTTGGTTTGAATCTACCATGTtggtgtttgttttctctttgtttcatcTGTCTTTTGtacacttttctctttttctctgtcttttttggaTTAACTGAGGCAGATTTTGTATTCTGTGTTATCTCCTTTAATGGCTTATAAGCTGTGTCtattttttgtggttgttttggggcttatagcaaacatttttaaCCTATCACAGACTAACTTCAAGTAATATTATACCAGTTCATGTTTAGCACAAGCGACTTACAATACACACTTCCATTTCTACTTTCCTAGATTTTGTGCTATTGtcatcatacattttacttctacatttgTTATAAACCTcactattaatttaattttttggatttaaacaattaattatattttaacatgACTGAAATGAAGagcatttgttttaatttatctaCATGTTTAAGATTTCTGATCTTCTTCAACAAGATTTCAATTTCATATCACTTTCTTCTGCCTGAGGACCTTTCTTTACCTATTACTTTAGGTGTTTTCTGGTAATTAGTATTTTTAGGTCTTTTACATCtgtaattctttctttcattcgttttttgaaagttattttcaCTGGTAAAAACTTCCAGCTTAACAGTTTTTTCTCTCTTAGACTTTAAGGATTTTGCTTAGTTGACTTCTGGTTTGAATTATTTCCAATGAGAAATTTGCTCTTATTCTTATCTTTCGTcaaaatgtgtgttttttttttctcagtctgcTCTCAAGATTTTCGCTTTATCACTGGTTTCAaggaatttgattatgatgtgtttcattgtaattttttatattttttaagataataatttattgaggtatgatcaacttacaaaaagctgtaaatatttaatgtatacgaCTTCACGAGTTTAGTGTtaagtatacacccatgaaatcatcaccacaCTCTACACTATAAACATAtccatcctcaacaaaatattagcagatcaaataaaacagtacattaaaatgatcatacaccataatcaagtggaatttatttagggttgcaaggatggttcaacatctgcaaatcagtttGATActctacattaacaaaatgaaggataaaaatcatatgatcgtctcaataggATAAAgaaaagtgtttgacaaaattGCACATCTATTTATGAGACAAACTCTCAACAatgtgggtatagaaggaacatacctcaataaaaaaggcCATATAAGACAAGCTCACTGCTAATGTCATACTCTATCataaaaagctgaaagcttttcgtctaagattaggaacaagacaaggatagacactctcaccacttttattcaacatagtattggaagtcttagccagagcaattaggaaagaaaaagaaatacaaggcatcaaaatcagaaagaaattgtcactgtttgcagatggcatgatattatatatagaaacccaAGGACTCCACCaaaaagctgttagaactaataaacaaattcagtaaagttgctagaaacaaaatcaatatacaaaaatctgttgaatttctatacactaataatatactatctgaaaaaggaataaagaaaacaatatcatttataattacatcaaaaagaatgaaatacctaggaataaatttaaccaaggaggtgaaagtcctgtacactgaaaagtataagattttcatgaaagaaactgaaggagacccaagtaaatggaaagatattccaagctcatggattggaaaaattaatattgttaaaatttctgTAATACCCAATGCAATATGCAGACTCAaagtaatccctatcaaaattccaatggcatttttctcagaaatagaagaaaccatcctaaagtttatatgaaaccacaaaagactccaaatagcgaAAGCaatctgtcgggggaagagggagaatctccctctgccctttcccttaaggttcttatggctggccaaataattaacaagacaagttagcaggagaaaataataccaagtttaataacctgtatacatgggagaaactcagaaatgagcaactcgtccctctgtctaagctgcttgcttaagtattgcagctaaaggcgaggagcgtgttgggggtgggtagtggcctgggacttcagagggcaagaggacaattcttttcggggtcatctatagataatgtggtcagggagagatagagttttttgataaaaaggGGCTTgatgcccctcccattgtaacatctattttacattatcattacagccatcgtgatagaagatctgttccaggaatgagccccatgtcaaattctttaggcagttagtgggggaggtcaaatgtccctcagagaaaacaatcaaggtaaagagatatattttaggacggccaaatcttgatctcccacaaatcttaagaaagaagaacaaagctgaagaaaTTATGCTCCTTGATTTAAaactattacaaagctatagtaatcaaaacagtatggtattggcataaaagcaGACACATAGTTCAGTGGAACagactagagagcccagaaacaaacccacacatatatggttaaTTAATTTGTGAcaagaagccaagaatatacaatggggaaaggacactcTCTTCAAtagatggtgttgggaaaactaaacAGTCACATGCGAAAgagtgaaactggaccactatcttatactaatcacaaaaattcactcaaaatagattaaagacttgaacgaaagacctgaaaccataaaactcctagaagaaaacatcgtgagtaagctccttgactttggtcttgatgatgaattatttttttgaatttgacaccaaaatcaaaggcaactgaaacaaaaattaacaagtgggactacatcagactaaaaagattctgaacagcaaaggaaaccattaacaaaatgagaaggcaacctaccaaatgggagaatatatttggaaatcatatatctgataaggggttaatatccaaaatatgtaagaaactcatacaactcaatagcaaaaaaccaaacaatccaattaaaaaatcggCAGAGGAaccaaaaagacatttttccaaagaagactcacagatggccaacaggtaaatGCAAAGGTGCTCAGCataactaatcattagggaaatgcaaatcaaaaccacaattagatatcacctcacttgtattagaatggctattatcaaaaagacaagaaataacaagtgttggagaggatgtggagaaaaggaaacccttaggCATTGTTGGTGgagatgtaaattggtgcagccactatggaatatAGTATGaaggttactcaaaaaattaaaaatagaacttccatatgatccagcaattccacttctgagtatttatccaaaaaaagagagaacactaaTTCTGAAAGATATAGGcaccccccatgttcattgcagcattatttacaatagccaagatatggaaacaactggaacgtctgtcaatggatgaatggataaagaagatatggtgtatatataaaatggaatactatatggccatataaaagaatgaagttttgccatttgcaaaaacatggatggacctcgagggtattatgctaagtgaaataagtcagactgagaaagaaaaattctctatgatctcacttatatgtggaattaaaaaaataaaacaagctcatagatacagaaaacagattggtggttgccagaggtgggaagAAAGGGGTGGGTGAAACGGGTGAAGGCAGTCAAAAGGCAcaatcttccagttataaaataaataaatcatggggatGTAGTGTATGGCATGGCGACTACAGTTAatagtactgtattgtatatttgaaagttgctaagagagtagatcttaaaagtccacttcagaagaaaaaaaaatttgtaactatgtatagtgatggatgttagctagaTTTActctggtgatcatttcataatatatacaaatatcaaaaaattatgttgtacacctgaaaccaatCTGcgggcatacctcattttattgtgcccTACTGTACTGTGCTTTGAAGATATTGCAtattttacaagaccctccaccagcaaaaggaTTATGACTTGctaaaggctcagatgatggttaacattttttagcaatcaaatattttttcattaaggtatgtacatttttttagacataatgctattgcacacttaatagactacagtatagtgtaaacacaaCTTTCATATGTGTTGGGGAACCAAAacatttgtgtgactcacttcaTTGTGATAGTTACTGTATTCCAGTGGTCTGGAACGGAATCCACAATATCTCTGAAGTATGCctgtaatgttatatgtcaattatacctcaataaaagaaaaacctcttaaaagaaagaccaaatctGATAAAGAACATATATCTAAAAAACCTAAAGAAAACATCATATTTCATGGTAACATTTTTAAGCTTTCCTCCAAGGTTTTTATTGAGACAAGGATTAATGTTATTCACTCTACTTCTTCCCAACAAACGTCTTTATATTATTGTAAGAAAACTGGCAGTGTTGAGCATTTAATTCATGTTCTAACATGACAATCCTTACAACATGGTTTTGGCCTGATTCTCAGCCATGGCTACCCTATGGACACAGGAGATAAAGAGAAATGTTTCTATTTATGGTGCGCTAGAGGCACTCTGATGCTTGTCCTTATTTAAGGctttgggtttttctttgtttgttcatATTCTATGGGCAGTCACGATCAGCTATCCCACCCCATAAACCTTGTGGTTATTGTTATCTTCGTGGCTCTATGTCATAGTTACTTGATCTTTCCCCTTCAGCTCTATTCCATATCCAGCCACCACCAATAGTAATTTGAGCAATCAAGGTGTTACTATATCCCAAAGATTAGCAGTCTTTTATTGCCCCTCTCATTGTCATGAAGGTGATTCAGGTGCTCTTTAAATATATGAGGAACCTAATCCCAGAATCCTATTTTGAGAGTCTGTATCAAGGGCGATGTCTGGTGTCAATTACTATATTATGTAGGTCTCCGATGAGAAACAATTATACACTAGTTTGGTGACAAGCAGTTACCATCCTAGTTCTGAACACAGAAGAGTGAAAGCATTGTTAGCGTATGCCATGAGTGTTCTACCTGTAAGCAGAGGTCACTTGAGATGAGCTACAGCTATAGGTAGAGGAATGTAGGTAAACCAAaccgagagggaggagggaatgtTGACCTCCAGTCTCCTCCCTTGACTTAACTTCACAAGATCCCAGAGGTCCAGAAGTGTTAGAAATAAGAAACATAAGAAACAAGTTattatgttttgaaaaatatagaaaatgaccttcaaaaatataacaaaaaattcagagaaaagaaaagggtaAGTCACCTTGGTAGCAGTGTTAAATAGTTTAACACGAAGTGGAAAACCATCCAATCAACTGAAATAAAGTGAAATGTTCAAAAGGAATCGTTACAATCTACTGTGTAATTAGTATCTGCTGCAGACTGAATGTGTgtccccaaaatccatatgttgaaacctattccccaatgtgatggtatttgctTGTGGTGCCTTTGGCAGGTGATTAGGTCAAAAGGTAGACCTCTCATTAAgggatcagtgcccttataaaagagatctcagagagctccctcaccccttctgccatatgaggacacaatgagaagacgGCTGTCTATGAATTAGGAagttcaccagacaccaaatctgctggtgccttgatctcggacttcccagcctctagaactgtggcaattaaatttctgttgtttataagctgtcCACtctatattttgttatagcaagctgaatggactaagacaggcaCCCTGTGAATCTCTGTCCAGTTGACCCACAAgtacccattcacctactgaaggacatcttggtaaCTTCTAAGTTTGGAAATTATGAattaagctgctataaacatctatgcaggtgtttgtgtggacataagttttcaacacaTTCAAGTAAATagcaagagtgcaattgctggaccatatggtcAGAGTGTGTttaagttttgtaagaaacagccaaactgtcttccaaagtggctttaCCATTTGACAttttcaccagcaatgaatgagaattcctgttgcttcACTTggtcgccagcatttggtgttgtcagtgttttggattttcactttgtttttttccccccttcgTCTGTAGGAAGGGAGCTGATCTACTGACTTCAATGATTATTGAGCGCCTTCTATGTGTGCAGACCTGTGCTAGGCATTTGGGCAAAGAGAAATGTTAACTAAAGGTCTCTCTCATTGGCATGCCTACAACTTTTTGGAGAAGAGTAAATGAGCCTCGTCATAATTTGGGGCAGATGTATATGTTTCAGGATTGATGATTTAAGAAGCTTCTTAGATAGAGAGAGAGCCTTGAGCAGGACCTAGAAAAACATGCATTTCCAAGAGATGGAGAGAATCGGAGGCAGCCATCCCAGCAATTACAGTGGTGGCAGCTGTGACTGTGGGTTGACATTGAGAATGATATGGCAAAACGTGGATTTCATATATTAGTCAATTTTCTGTGGATTCAATAAATTCTTTGTTGGAATGTGAGGTTTCCTCCTCAGATAATGAAAGGTTAATGAGAACATTCCCATTCTGATCACCCATTTCTTTATTCATGTCTCACCTCCTCAGGACTCCCACTTTGACCACCCTAGTTAAATCTGAACTGCTTCTTGTCACTCTTCATGCCCCTTCCCTGCTCTGTTTTACTCCACAACACGTTTCATCAATTGCCatggattttacttttttaattttttgttttgttgtgtattgatttgtttgttttggtttttgtttgcttcCTTCCCTTAAAATGTAAGCTCTACCAGATGATGTATTTCTATTTAATTCACTGCTGTGCTCCATTGCCTAGATTGTCATCTTTATGAagtctttaataaatattatcacaaagaacaaatgaatgaatgaatgaaatcatttAATAATTTCCCAATGCTCATTGTGTCCCGAGATTAAAAAATTATTGGTGATATatcttaacatttattgaatgttttcatGTACAGGCACTGTGATAAGAATTCTAAtatgcattgtctcatttaatcctcacaaaaacctcaTGAGGAAGGTACTGTTCTTATCCTCACTTTACATTTAAAGACTCTGAATGCTATATTACTCAATTAAACTGTTCAGGAGcacacagtaagtggcagagtccaAACTCAACTCCAGGAGTGTCTTTGTCCAGACCTCACGGGATCTATCCTTTGTTCTTCTACCTTCTGTGCAAAGCACAGCCCCTGCCCTACAGGAGCCTCTCCAGGTAGTGGGGTCACCTGTGAGCTTTAGAGGAGGCTCATGTAGGTTGTACAAGAGCCTCGCTCTGTGATATAGGTACAGGCTTACTCTATCACTGTTGACACTTAAGAGGCCCAGACTGACTTTGTCCTCTCATGCCACCTACCTGGAACCACcagaacagacagaaaggagtcTAGAGTGTCAACAGCATCAGATACATTGTCCCTAAAGACTTCAATGGCTCAGCCCCTCtggcccctgcacaggctcctccCCAAGAGGCTAGCAGGAATTTGTTCAATTAGTGCATGTTGACTATGTCTTTATTGAGAATCCTAGGTGTCTTTCCCTCATGTCTTCTTTCTGCTGTAAAATAAATCCCTCCTGCCCATTGTTCTGTTGCTGGTAAACAGACATGCAAGTCTGTGAAGGTCGTCAGGCCACAGAGGTTGTATCTTGTCCTTTGGCTCCTGGGTTTCTTGGACAGAAAGTGAGGACTAAGGTAACAGCCCAGAGCAGAAAGTATTTGAGCTCATTAAGGACCAGAATGGTCCTTAATGGTCAGAATGGGCCCAAATTCTGTTCCTgtaaacatgtgtgtgtgtgaatatgagACAAGTGTGTGTTCTGTGTATTTCTACATGTGTGTTGCTGACTCAGACATGGAAAATCTCCATCTGGAATGTGCATTGATCAGGCAAGGCTAGAAATCTCCTTTGAGCAATGCCTGTACTTTAGTGGCTATGTCTATATTGTCTGTGTGTTGTTTGTGTGATTCTGTGTGTTGTTGTGACTTGAAAATCTGTGACTGTCTGGGAGCGCCTCTATATACATGTTTCTATTATGTGTTGTTTGTCAGTTCTTTGTATGACTCCATGCATTGTGAGTGTTTTTCATACAAGACAGTATGTTTATTTACGAACTTCGTGTGAAACAGATTTGTATCCTGACCATCTTCATCTAGGGCATGCATATGTCACAGAATCAGAAATCACCCTTCAACAATATTTGTGTTcggttgtgtatgtgtgtgaaagaaagagagagagagaaggaggagagagagacagagagacagagagagagagattgactaCAAGTGTAGAGGTACCTGCATTGTGTTAAACAAACTCATGCCTTTACTAAATTCACTAGAAGGGATAGGGAAAAAGTGAGAGCTTAAAACTCTAAtaaagcagtgtgtgtgtgtgtgtgtgtgtgtgtgtgtgcatgtacctGTGTATGAAATAGTCTCACTTTCCGATGTTCCTCTTGACTCAGACCAATGAGGCACTTAAGGATCATCCTTAAGCCCTATTGGGGCCATTGGACTATGTGAATTGAGTGTTCCAATAATGCACCCAGAGCTCTAAATGTTTCTCACTCTGGCCTTTAGCATTGTCCATATTTACACTTTGGGAGAATAGTAGCCTGGTTCAGCATCCAGGTTCTGGTGTCCTCAGAATCTGGTGTTGCCGTGCAATAGTTTTGTGGCCTTACATTTGATCTCTCTGAGGTCAGCAGCCTTCAATGTAAAAGAAGATAATAATAGCTGCTGTAGGATATTGTCTGCAATAGTTAATCCCTTTCAGGCAGATAGTAAGCACCAAGTTCACGGTAGCCAGCTGTGTAATTGTTCCCCAAACGGAGGCTGACTTACTGAACTCTCCATTCAGGTACCTCTAACAGGGGAGAATATGTTGTGTCTCATAGAACAGCAAGCCCATGCAAAGATTCTCTCTCAAATCTTAGGCTACTGCTTCATTACTAAGTATAGGTCACACGGCCATTTATACACAAGATgaaggttcccttcctgctggttCACCCCTTGACACCACAGCACCAGTGCCTGTACCAGGTTTTCTGCTTTCCCCTGCATTTGACTCCCAGAGACGCTCTTGGCTTAAGTATCCCTCAGAAATTGTCAATAAGCAGCCAAGCCTCAGCAGGGGAGTGAGGTCACCTCTTTTCTCCTAGTGTCCCTGAGAATCACCCTGGTCTGGAACAAGAGTCTACTATCAGATGTGGATCCTGTGAGCTAATGTCAGTTTCCTCTTCCAGGCATATGGGTATTTTAAGTCTATTAGCCACTCTCCCCCAAAGAAATTGGAAGTGTCTCTAGTGAAAAGAGCATCAGAAGACTTGCCTTTGAGATCAATTTCCACCACCAAAAACACTGTGTAAGTGACTGCACTTCTCACATtagtagaatgaaagaaaaaagtcattatttccctccttctcagGCAAAAATATGTACTGATGCATATAAACGAAAGTGTATGGAAGCCATTTGCAAACTGTAGGCTGTAGGAACATAAATGGCTGTAGGAATGAGTGATGGCAGACATCTGAGCTGGTGGTTGAGGTAGTATTAGGCACAGAAATCCTCTTTCAAACACTGAAACATGTCTCAAAGGCTTGGCTTTTCTGCTTGAGTAAATAAGGGGAGGAAGAATATATTTAATAGGAGAGGAGACTTAGTAAAGACATGAGTAAAGAATGATGACTCTAGCagttactggctgtgtgaccatgggctgGTTTCTTAAAGTCTCTTAGCTTCAGCACACATgcttgcacacacatacacactctcttTATGTATACAAAAATCCCTTCATTTTACCTGGTGCATAGTATGGTACCAtagttaataaatgttaattatattaaaattaatattgggAAATTGTCACGATAATCAGATAAATTTTAATAGGCATTGCCAATCTCACAGCTTCTACCAGTTGTCAGGTTCTAGGGAAAATGTTCAGGTGTCTTACAGCACATGACTACTTAGATCTGAGCCAATTTGATTCACTGAAgatagatgtagagaaagggaCAACAATGGAGATGGGTGAAgcataattgatttttttccaaattaaataaaatgcatcAAGCTAATTCCCATCAAGCAATTATCCACAGGATCTAGGGTGTGTGTCTCTATACCTTCCTTAAGACATTGAGAGCTCATATACGTTAACACAACTTTTAGATAAACTACCTGCTTCTTTCTAATGCCCACCTCACATTTCTGGTGTATTGGGTTCCTGAAGATCAACCCAGGATTTATCTTGACACTCACCCTGGCATGACGATATTAGATGACATATCTGTGTGCTTACTGTATGAAGAACTCTGTTCTGATATCATAACTCacattaaatcatttaattattCTAAAGACCCTATGAGGAGGTattattgtgtttattttgtaGAGGTTTAAAATGAGGCTAGAAGAGAGTAACTAGCTAAGAAGTATTGAAGTCAGAACCCACTAGAAATCTAGTCCCAGATACACTGATCTGAACCAGTTCTGGAAGAGGTTACTCCttagaatgtgagctccttgaaggaaagaactttctttgtcttattttctCCAGGAAAGAGTATGGTGTCTAACATATTGttcaattaataaataaatttcccCTGGTTTACCTTGAATGAATTTTGTTAGCTATTGGAGATCTGATGGCTCCCTTCTGCTCCACTAGGGGAGGGTGGGGATTCAGGAAACAGCATGTGGGAAATACCCTGAGAAATTCCTCAGTAGAAAGTAGATACTCTTATGTGATTGCTGTCATAACTATTCATCATCTGGGACATTCCCAATATTCCTTCAACctaagcagagagaagagaagaatgaggagggaGAACCAGAGCAGCGTGACCAAGTTCCTCCTCCTGGGGCTCCCCATCCAGCCAGAGCAACAGGGCATGTTCTTTGCCCtgttcctgggcatgtacctgaCCACGGTGCTGGGGAACCTGCTCATCATTCTGCTCATCTGGCTGGACTCtcgcctccacacccccatgtacttcttcctcagtcACTTGGCCCTCATTGATGTCTCTTTTTCATCTGTCACAGTCCCTAAGATGTTGATAAACATGCATACTCAGGATCAATCCATCCTTTATGCAGGATGTGTAacacaaatgtattttttcttattttttggctGTATTGATAACTTTCTTCTTGGAGTGATGGCATATGACAGGTATGTGGCCATTTGTCATCCTCTGCACTACATCACCATCATGAGGGAGGAGCTGTGTATGCTTCTGTTGGCTGGTTCCTGGCTCCTCTCTTGTGCCAGTGCCCTTCACACTCTCCTCCTGGCTCAACTGTCCTTCT encodes the following:
- the LOC131393700 gene encoding olfactory receptor 1J4-like; the encoded protein is MRRENQSSVTKFLLLGLPIQPEQQGMFFALFLGMYLTTVLGNLLIILLIWLDSRLHTPMYFFLSHLALIDVSFSSVTVPKMLINMHTQDQSILYAGCVTQMYFFLFFGCIDNFLLGVMAYDRYVAICHPLHYITIMREELCMLLLAGSWLLSCASALHTLLLAQLSFCADNTIKHFFCDLTALLKLSCSDTSFNEIFIFTVGGFVIILSFFGVLLSYAHIGATILRFPSIKGICKALSTCGSHLSVFFLVYGTVVVLYFFPSSSNSNGKYIIASVMYTVVTPMLNPFIYSLRNRDMKGALGKSLRREIFFSK